Proteins encoded together in one Nocardioides marinisabuli window:
- a CDS encoding long-chain-fatty-acid--CoA ligase, with translation MTATPTDTSTSATPGTSATGPAPGPTPRFVDDRLAHWAATKPDEEAMSYLGRSWTWAQWDERVRRCTGMLAGLGVGRGDVVAFLDKNHPACVELSLAAGALGAANAIINFRLAGEEIDYAVNDSGAKVLLVGSELKGQIEQIRDRLTGVEHVIEVTPEGGDDSGPDDYETRLAAATPTGRSADVEPDDTCLVMYSSGTTGHPKGVMLTHANMIAHTINSHDGWGFEPGDKSMVAMPLFHVGGSSYVLFGLHDGIPSIMTRDPDGASLAGAILAGANRTFLVPAVLAQVLQSGPDAIKLFGALKTYTYGAAPMPPPLLRAAMEAWPDTDFMQVYGLTEVSGVATHLMPEEHRTAIADGHPERLVSAGRAVPEVEVRIVDPATLEDLPTGEHGEIWLRTPQLFKGYLNRPEATAEVITEDGWFRTGDMGKVDADGYVFVEDRLKDMIISGGENIYSPEVERVLAEHPAVMEVAVIGIPDDTWGESVKAVVALKEGASATEQEIIDHCREHLAHFKCPKSVDVIEMLPRNPTGKILKRELRAPYWADRDRGV, from the coding sequence ATGACTGCCACCCCGACCGACACCTCCACTTCGGCCACCCCGGGCACCTCGGCCACCGGCCCCGCGCCCGGTCCGACGCCCCGCTTCGTCGACGACCGCCTCGCCCACTGGGCGGCCACCAAGCCCGACGAGGAGGCGATGAGCTACCTGGGCCGCAGCTGGACCTGGGCGCAGTGGGACGAGCGCGTACGCCGCTGCACCGGCATGCTGGCCGGGCTCGGGGTCGGCCGCGGCGACGTGGTGGCCTTCCTCGACAAGAACCACCCGGCCTGCGTCGAGCTCAGCCTCGCCGCGGGGGCGCTGGGGGCCGCCAACGCGATCATCAACTTCCGCCTCGCCGGGGAGGAGATCGACTACGCCGTCAATGACTCCGGCGCCAAGGTGCTGCTGGTCGGCTCCGAGCTCAAGGGCCAGATCGAGCAGATCCGCGACCGGCTCACCGGTGTCGAGCACGTCATCGAGGTCACCCCCGAGGGCGGCGACGACTCAGGGCCCGACGACTACGAGACCCGCCTGGCCGCGGCCACGCCCACCGGACGCTCCGCCGACGTCGAGCCCGACGACACCTGCCTGGTGATGTACTCCTCGGGCACCACCGGGCACCCCAAGGGCGTGATGCTCACCCACGCCAACATGATCGCCCACACCATCAACTCCCACGACGGGTGGGGCTTCGAGCCCGGCGACAAGTCGATGGTCGCGATGCCGCTCTTCCACGTCGGCGGGTCGTCGTACGTGCTCTTCGGGCTGCACGACGGCATCCCCAGCATCATGACCCGCGACCCCGACGGCGCCTCGCTGGCCGGGGCGATCCTGGCCGGCGCCAACCGCACCTTCCTGGTGCCGGCCGTGCTCGCGCAGGTGCTGCAGTCGGGCCCCGACGCGATCAAGCTCTTCGGGGCGCTGAAGACCTACACCTACGGCGCGGCCCCGATGCCGCCGCCGCTGCTGCGCGCGGCGATGGAGGCCTGGCCCGACACCGACTTCATGCAGGTCTACGGCCTGACCGAGGTCTCCGGCGTGGCCACCCACCTGATGCCCGAGGAGCACCGCACCGCGATCGCCGACGGGCACCCCGAGCGGCTGGTCTCGGCCGGCCGCGCGGTGCCCGAGGTGGAGGTGCGCATCGTCGACCCCGCGACCCTCGAGGACCTGCCCACCGGCGAGCACGGGGAGATCTGGCTGCGCACGCCCCAGCTCTTCAAGGGCTACCTCAACCGCCCCGAGGCCACCGCCGAGGTGATCACCGAGGACGGCTGGTTCCGCACCGGCGACATGGGCAAGGTCGACGCCGACGGCTACGTCTTCGTCGAGGACCGCCTCAAGGACATGATCATCTCGGGCGGGGAGAACATCTACAGCCCCGAGGTCGAGCGGGTGCTCGCCGAGCACCCGGCGGTGATGGAGGTCGCGGTCATCGGCATCCCCGACGACACCTGGGGCGAGTCGGTCAAGGCGGTGGTGGCGCTCAAGGAGGGCGCCTCGGCCACCGAGCAGGAGATCATCGACCACTGCCGCGAGCACCTCGCGCACTTCAAGTGCCCCAAGAGCGTCGACGTCATCGAGATGCTGCCGCGCAACCCGACCGGCAAGATCCTCAAGCGCGAGCTGCGGGCGCCGTACTGGGCCGACCGCGACCGGGGCGTCTGA
- a CDS encoding GNAT family N-acetyltransferase: protein MSGPLRIEPVDPYDDAAFDAWHEVYRASQHHGRPAAAVTAWTREEMRAALQRPGRRTWAGAWLGRVDGEPVATGHLQTPLLDNLAQAQLSIDVAPAHRRRGHGSRMLAHLGAEAASRGRDLWIAEASWPMGAPVDGAGEPGPSLLRGHGFGLGLVEVLRVLDPLPDPDHLRALAAEAAPHHAAYEVRSFVGRVPDDLLDDWARITASLNTEAPVGTLSLEADVVDPALVREEEELLARQARTRHATVALGPGGGVVAYTEIVTTEHEPGLAYQWGTVVDRAHRGRRLGLALKAANHLLLHEQVADLRMVRTWNAETNTHMVAVNDALGYRPLERYGGFERRA from the coding sequence ATGAGCGGCCCGCTGCGCATCGAGCCCGTCGACCCGTACGACGACGCGGCGTTCGACGCCTGGCACGAGGTCTACCGCGCCTCCCAGCACCACGGGCGGCCCGCCGCGGCGGTGACGGCGTGGACCCGCGAGGAGATGCGCGCGGCGCTGCAGCGGCCGGGTCGCCGCACCTGGGCGGGGGCCTGGCTGGGCCGCGTCGACGGCGAGCCGGTCGCGACCGGCCACCTGCAGACGCCGCTGCTCGACAACCTGGCCCAGGCGCAGCTCTCGATCGACGTGGCGCCGGCCCACCGGCGCCGCGGGCACGGCTCGCGGATGCTGGCGCACCTGGGCGCCGAGGCCGCCTCGCGGGGGCGCGACCTGTGGATCGCCGAGGCCAGCTGGCCGATGGGCGCCCCGGTGGACGGGGCCGGGGAGCCCGGGCCGTCGCTGCTGCGCGGCCACGGCTTCGGGCTCGGCCTGGTCGAGGTGCTGCGCGTGCTCGACCCGCTGCCCGACCCCGACCACCTGCGGGCCCTGGCCGCCGAGGCGGCGCCGCACCACGCGGCGTACGAGGTGCGGTCGTTCGTGGGCCGGGTTCCCGACGACCTGCTCGACGACTGGGCCCGGATCACCGCCAGCCTCAACACCGAGGCGCCGGTGGGCACCCTGAGCCTCGAGGCCGACGTGGTCGACCCGGCGCTGGTGCGCGAGGAGGAGGAGCTGCTGGCCCGGCAGGCCCGCACCCGCCACGCCACGGTGGCGCTCGGCCCCGGGGGCGGGGTGGTCGCCTACACCGAGATCGTCACCACCGAGCACGAGCCCGGGCTGGCCTACCAGTGGGGCACGGTCGTGGACCGCGCCCACCGCGGCCGCCGGCTCGGGCTGGCGCTCAAGGCCGCCAACCACCTGCTGCTGCACGAGCAGGTGGCCGACCTGCGGATGGTGCGCACCTGGAACGCCGAGACCAACACCCACATGGTCGCGGTCAACGACGCCCTGGGCTACCGGCCCCTCGAGCGGTACGGCGGGTTCGAGCGCCGCGCCTGA
- a CDS encoding ABC-F family ATP-binding cassette domain-containing protein, translated as MGHVDVAGVRYELPDGRVLLDDVSFRVGEGAKVALVGANGAGKTTLLRIVTGELTPHAGVVTRSGGLGVMRQDVKAGLREGATVADLLLSVAPPRVREAAAQVERLELALMETDDEATQMRYAEALSEYADAGGYDVEVTWDVCATAALGVSYDRAKYRELATLSGGEQKRLVLEFLLRGPDQVLLLDEPDNYLDVPGKIWLEGRIRESDKTVLMISHDRELLDNTATRVVTVELGSGHGVGNSVWTHPGGFSSYHQARTDRFARFEELRKRWDEEHAKLKALVLRLKIKAEYNDGMSSQYRAAQTRLRKFEEVGPPTEQPREQQVAMRLKGGRTGKRAVVCEQLELTGLMKPFDLEVWYGERVAVLGSNGSGKSHFLRLLAAGGTDPDVEHRPVSEVPVTPVPHTGKAKLGARVRPGWFVQTHEHPELVGRPLLDILHRGDGHPDGRRGLGREQAARVLDRYELAHAGEQTFDSLSGGQQARFQILLLELSGATLLLLDEPTDNLDVQSAEALEEGLEAFEGTVLAVTHDRWFARGFDRFLVYGADGEVYESPGPVWDEGRVVRSR; from the coding sequence GTGGGTCACGTGGATGTCGCAGGTGTCAGGTACGAGCTCCCCGACGGGCGGGTGCTGCTCGACGACGTGTCGTTCCGGGTGGGCGAGGGCGCCAAGGTCGCGCTGGTCGGCGCCAACGGCGCGGGCAAGACGACCCTGCTGCGCATCGTCACCGGCGAGCTGACCCCGCACGCGGGCGTGGTGACCCGCTCGGGCGGGCTCGGCGTGATGCGGCAGGACGTCAAGGCCGGGCTGCGCGAGGGCGCGACCGTCGCCGACCTGCTGCTCAGCGTCGCCCCGCCGCGGGTCCGCGAGGCTGCCGCGCAGGTGGAGCGGCTCGAGCTGGCGCTGATGGAGACCGACGACGAGGCCACCCAGATGCGCTACGCCGAGGCGCTCTCGGAGTACGCCGACGCCGGCGGGTACGACGTCGAGGTCACCTGGGACGTGTGCGCCACCGCGGCGCTGGGGGTCTCCTACGACCGCGCGAAGTACCGCGAGCTGGCCACCCTGAGCGGCGGCGAGCAGAAGCGGCTGGTGCTCGAGTTCCTGCTGCGCGGGCCCGACCAGGTGCTGCTGCTCGACGAGCCCGACAACTACCTCGACGTGCCCGGCAAGATCTGGCTCGAGGGCCGCATCCGCGAGTCCGACAAGACGGTGCTGATGATCAGCCACGACCGCGAGCTGCTCGACAACACCGCCACCCGGGTGGTGACCGTCGAGCTGGGCAGCGGCCACGGCGTCGGCAACAGCGTGTGGACCCACCCGGGCGGCTTCTCCTCCTACCACCAGGCGCGCACCGACCGGTTCGCGCGCTTCGAGGAGCTGCGCAAGCGCTGGGACGAGGAGCACGCCAAGCTCAAGGCGCTCGTGCTGCGCCTGAAGATCAAGGCCGAGTACAACGACGGCATGTCCAGCCAGTACCGCGCCGCCCAGACCCGGCTGCGCAAGTTCGAGGAGGTCGGCCCGCCGACCGAGCAGCCGCGCGAGCAGCAGGTCGCGATGCGCCTCAAGGGCGGGCGCACCGGCAAGCGCGCCGTGGTCTGCGAGCAGCTGGAGCTGACCGGGCTGATGAAGCCCTTCGACCTCGAGGTCTGGTACGGCGAGCGGGTGGCGGTGCTGGGCTCCAACGGCTCCGGCAAGTCGCACTTCCTGCGGCTGCTGGCCGCCGGCGGCACCGACCCCGACGTCGAGCACCGCCCCGTCAGCGAGGTGCCGGTCACGCCGGTGCCGCACACCGGCAAGGCCAAGCTCGGCGCCCGGGTGCGGCCCGGCTGGTTCGTGCAGACCCACGAGCACCCCGAGCTGGTCGGTCGCCCGCTGCTCGACATCCTGCACCGCGGCGACGGCCACCCCGACGGGCGCCGCGGCCTGGGTCGGGAGCAGGCCGCGCGGGTGCTGGACCGCTACGAGCTCGCGCACGCCGGCGAGCAGACCTTCGACTCGCTGTCGGGCGGCCAGCAGGCGCGCTTCCAGATCCTGCTGCTCGAGCTCTCGGGCGCCACCCTGCTGCTGCTCGACGAGCCCACCGACAACCTCGACGTGCAGTCGGCCGAGGCGCTCGAGGAGGGCCTCGAGGCGTTCGAGGGCACCGTCCTGGCGGTCACCCACGACCGGTGGTTCGCCCGCGGCTTCGACCGGTTCCTGGTCTACGGCGCCGACGGCGAGGTCTACGAGTCGCCGGGGCCGGTGTGGGACGAGGGCCGCGTGGTCCGGTCGCGATGA
- a CDS encoding S1C family serine protease translates to MNETPRDPEHPTGHGPYDDTSAYDLGPQPTWAPDDETATQQVVPPAYAAAPAAPPARGRKGFAAAVVAASLVVGGAAGLGGAATWSALEDDGAGTGSPSGVQTSQVVDTPVSDAEPGSVQQVAETVLPSVVRIDVSSGQEGGSGSGIVLSSDGQILTNEHVIAAAGEGADITVSFDDGSRATATVLGADPLTDTAVIQAEGVEGLTPATIGSSEDLRVGQEVVAIGSPFGLDATVTSGIVSALDRPVGVASDASGDATIYPAIQTDAAINPGNSGGPLVDTNGHVVGINSSIRTSGSTSGASGGSIGLGFSIPIDEVLPIVEQMAAGETPTHARLGISVSDATAAEGQSGAEAVIGALVREVGEGSTAGDAGLEPGDVVVRVDDTMITGSDSLVATIRSYRPGDTVTLTFVRDGEEQSVDLELDTDAETS, encoded by the coding sequence ATGAACGAGACTCCCCGCGACCCCGAGCACCCGACCGGGCACGGCCCGTACGACGACACCAGCGCCTACGACCTCGGCCCGCAGCCGACCTGGGCGCCGGACGACGAGACCGCCACCCAGCAGGTCGTCCCGCCGGCGTACGCCGCTGCGCCCGCAGCCCCGCCTGCGCGGGGGCGCAAGGGGTTCGCCGCTGCCGTGGTGGCGGCTTCGCTGGTCGTCGGCGGCGCGGCCGGTCTCGGCGGCGCCGCGACGTGGAGCGCCCTCGAGGACGACGGGGCGGGGACCGGCTCCCCCTCGGGCGTGCAGACCTCGCAGGTCGTCGACACCCCGGTCAGCGACGCCGAGCCCGGCTCGGTGCAGCAGGTCGCCGAGACGGTGCTGCCCTCGGTGGTGCGCATCGACGTCAGCAGCGGCCAGGAGGGTGGCTCGGGCTCGGGGATCGTGCTCTCCTCCGACGGGCAGATCCTCACCAACGAGCACGTGATCGCGGCCGCCGGGGAGGGCGCCGACATCACGGTCTCCTTCGACGACGGCTCGCGCGCCACGGCCACCGTGCTGGGCGCCGACCCGCTCACCGACACCGCGGTCATCCAGGCCGAGGGTGTCGAGGGCCTGACCCCCGCGACGATCGGTAGCTCCGAGGACCTGCGGGTCGGCCAGGAGGTGGTCGCCATCGGCTCCCCCTTCGGCCTCGACGCCACCGTCACCAGCGGCATCGTCAGCGCCCTGGACCGCCCCGTGGGCGTGGCCAGCGACGCCTCGGGCGACGCCACCATCTACCCCGCCATCCAGACCGACGCGGCGATCAACCCCGGCAACAGCGGCGGCCCGCTGGTCGACACCAACGGCCACGTGGTCGGCATCAACTCCTCCATCCGCACCTCGGGCTCGACCTCGGGCGCGAGCGGCGGCTCGATCGGCCTGGGCTTCTCGATCCCGATCGACGAGGTGCTGCCGATCGTGGAGCAGATGGCCGCGGGCGAGACCCCGACCCACGCCCGCCTGGGCATCTCGGTCAGCGACGCGACCGCCGCGGAGGGCCAGAGCGGCGCCGAGGCCGTCATCGGTGCGCTGGTGCGCGAGGTGGGCGAGGGCTCGACGGCCGGCGACGCGGGCCTTGAGCCGGGCGACGTGGTGGTCCGGGTCGACGACACGATGATCACCGGCTCCGACTCGCTGGTCGCCACGATCCGCTCCTACCGCCCCGGCGACACCGTCACCCTGACCTTCGTGCGCGACGGCGAGGAGCAGAGCGTCGACCTCGAGCTCGACACCGACGCCGAGACCTCGTGA